In one Melospiza melodia melodia isolate bMelMel2 chromosome 5, bMelMel2.pri, whole genome shotgun sequence genomic region, the following are encoded:
- the RAB33B gene encoding ras-related protein Rab-33B, translated as MAAGDVESSLELSLTGSGALPGALPPARSRIFKIIVIGDSNVGKTCLTYRFCAGRFPQRTEATIGVDFRERAVTIDGERIKIQLWDTAGQERFRKSMVQHYYRNVHAVVFVYDMTNIASFHSLPSWIEECKQHLLASDIPRILVGNKCDLRSAIQVPTDLAQKFADTHSMPLFETSAKNPNDNDHVEAIFMTLAHKLKSHKPLMLSQPPDHDEIHIKPEPKPITSCWC; from the exons ATGGCGGCGGGGGACGTGGAGTCCTCGCTGGAGCTGAGCCTGACGGGCTCCGGGGCGCTGCCCGGCGCGCTGCCCCCCGCCCGCTCCCGCATCTTCAAGATCATCGTCATCGGGGACTCCAACGTGGGCAAGACGTGCCTCACCTACCGCTTCTGCGCCGGCCGCTTCCCGCAGCGCACCGAGGCCACCATCGGCGTGGACTTCCGCGAGAGGGCCGTCACCATCGACGGCGAGCGCATCAAG ATCCAGCTATGGGACACTGCAGGCCAGGAGCGCTTCAGGAAGAGCATGGTGCAGCACTACTACAGGAACGTCCACGCTGTGGTGTTTGTGTATGACATGACAAACATTGCCAGTTTCCACAGCCTGCCCTCCTGGATAGAGGAGTGCAAACAGCACCTTCTTGCCAGTGATATACCACGGATTCTGGTTGGCAACAAATGTGACCTGAGAAGTGCAATTCAGGTGCCCACGGACCTGGCCCAGAAGTTTGCTGACACTCACAGCATGCCATTGTTTGAGACCTCTGCCAAGAACCCCAATGACAATGACCATGTGGAGGCCATATTCATGACACTGGCTCACAAGCTTAAAAGTCACAAGCCATTAATGCTTAGTCAACCCCCAGATCATGATGAAATTCATATAAAGCCTGAACCAAAACCTATCACATCCTGCTGGTGTTAG